DNA sequence from the Maridesulfovibrio ferrireducens genome:
GATCAAATAAGCGTAAGGAGGCTTTCGAGGCTCTCAAGAGGTTTGCAGAAATCCCCGGCATCCCTTTGCTGGTTCTTGGGGAAAGGGGAACCGGGAAAACTCGCCTTGTAGAAACGGTTCTAGACACACTTAAACAGAAAGAAATCGTTGTTGTCCCGTGTGGAGCCCTTGATTCGCAACTCGCAGAGAGCCAGCTTTTCGGACATGTAAAAGGGGCGTTTACCGGTGCAGAACAGGAGCGTGGCGGGTTATTGAAAGCCGCAGATGGCGGAATCCTTTTTTTGGATGAAATTCAGGATTTACCCAAAGATATTCAACGTAAGCTGGTCCGGGTGCTTCAGGATAATAAAAGGCGTTTTCGACCGGTGGGAGCGGATGAAGAATTATCGGTTGATTTTGAATTAATATGTGCATCGAATAAGGATCTGATTGAACTGCAGGAAGCTCTGGATGAAGATTTTTTCGACCGGATATCAATGGCTACGGTAAAAATTCCCGCCTTAAGAGAGTGTCTCGATGACCTTGAGCATGATTGGCAGCAAGTATGGCGGGAGATGTGTTCAGGTTTTAGGCGTTCATCCGATGCACCTATGTCTGAAAGTCTTATGGATCTTTTGCGGAGTGATTCTTTATATGGAAACCTCCGGGATCTTCAGACGTTGGCTGTTCATATTATGGCGTGGTGGTCGGAACAGGATCTTGAAAAAACGGTTGCCGATGCCGGAAGAGAATGGAAAAAGCACTGTTCTCAACGGCATTCGCAGAAGAATTTTAAAAAGAATCTTTCTCGCAAAGAACATCTAGCGAAGTGTAAACATGAGCTGGCCGTTTGGGCTAAGCAGGAATATTTGACCTGGGAAAATGCAGCTAAAGCTCTTGGGTGTACTGAGAAAACTTTGCGGACCGATGCGGGATTGAAGTAGAAGTGTTATTTATCATAGAGATATGAAGGTTATGGCATGTTTTTAAGAGGAGTAAGTATGGTTTTTGATCCAGAAAATAACTGGCACAAAATGCCAACCCACCTAACCATATATGCAGAAGATATGCTCAATCACGTAAGATCATTCTCACGTGATAAACAGCGTTTTAAACGGTTTCTTACCTTGCTTGAAGACAGAGCACACGGAAGCCTTTTTCTATTCCCTATGAAAATTCTCGAGCAGATGCTCAAGGCATCCCCTATTGTTGCTTATACGAATCTTGCAAATATTGATTTAAGCGATGTAAACTCGCCAGCTCCGTCTGTGCTCAAAGCAATCCCTTTTTATCAACCAATCCAGCAGCTACTTAAAATCATAGCCATTTCTAACGATCTCCTAGACGACCTGAATGAAGATAAAAGGATTTCAAGGTCGTCCCTGTATGAATTGTCTGAAGTAGTCGGTGATTTTTATGACTGGGCTTTCGAGACCTATCCACGGGGTGAGCCTGAGGCTGAAGAGATTCCTGTAGTTAAAGCTGTTGAGAAGAACATTGAATGGTTCGCTATGCTTTGCGACCAGCTTGAAGTGGACGATAAAATGTCCGCCCGCAGCTTGTGGAATAAAATTAAAAAAGAGTCTGGCCCCGAAAAGCCAATATGCTTTGATCTCTATCAGGTAGTCATTCATGGTGACTTTCTTTTTTATTCGATTCTGCCCATGACACCGAAAGAATGGAAAGATTGGTTCGTCGATGCGGATGCAGACAAAATATTGTTTAAGACATTTGAAAATTACCTATCCAGATACAAAAAGAATATCCCAATTAATCCCATAAGCAGCGAATAGCATTGATTAACGGTTATTAACGCAGGATAAAAACTCTCCCACTTTTTCGCACAGCTACCATAGCGGTGCTAATCTTCATACATCATAACACGTGTACGGAGGTTAACACGCATGCCAACTAAAAAATCCAATGACTCTTCCGGTGCCGATCTCAAAATTCTGCACCAAACCCTTCCCCCTATAATTGCCCGCAAGGATGTTCAGCTTTACCTTGGTGGCCTTATTTCCAGCGGATACCTTGCTAATCTGGATTCGCAAGGACGTGGTCCGAAAAGTATAAAAAGCGGAAGAAGAGTCGCATACCTTCGGGGAGATCTGATCACATGGTTAGAGAGCTGGTTGCAGGGGTAAGGGTTTCAAATGAATAAAGAAGCGATCACATCGGAAATAGTCCATAGACTGTACAATGATGAGCAATTTGCCTTTCAAGAAAGCGCAGCCAATTTGATTAAAGGAATTTGTCCTCAATGTGGTAAAAGAGAGCTGTTCATCTCCAAAGAAAAGCCGTGGCAGTTGAAATGCAACAGGCTCAACCATTGCGGATTCGAAGAAAGCGTCAAAAACATTTATCCTGATCTTTTTGGCTGTTTTTCAAAAAGATATCCTGCAACAGACCAAAATCCAAACAGAACCGCTGATGCCTTTCTGGCTAAGGATCGAGGCTTTGATCTGTCTATCATCAAAGGATGGTATGAACAGAAAGCATACCTATTTCCTGACACAAACACATTTTGTAGCACTGTGCGATTTTATCTGGATAAAAACCGCACCAGATATTGGGAAAGACTCATAGATAAAACTTCAAAAGACGGACAAAAAGCAAATTTTGGAGGAAAACGAAAAGCTGACGGTTCTATTTACAAAGGGGATGTTTGGTCACCGCCAGATATGCCCATCAATACGGGTGATAAAATATTTATTGTGGAAGGAATCTTTCATGCCATAGCATTGTATCATCGCAAATATAAAGCGGTCGCAGCTTTTAGCTGTAATCACTTTCCCGAAGCATTCATCCAGCAGCAAAGAAGTAAAAAACTCACATGGATTCTTGCTTTAGATGGAGATAGGGCAGGGATTGAGTATACTTTAAAACATGCTAAAA
Encoded proteins:
- a CDS encoding helix-turn-helix transcriptional regulator yields the protein MPTKKSNDSSGADLKILHQTLPPIIARKDVQLYLGGLISSGYLANLDSQGRGPKSIKSGRRVAYLRGDLITWLESWLQG
- a CDS encoding sigma 54-interacting transcriptional regulator; its protein translation is MNNTLLCWNSVRAGDEVLIQAIQSFKNRRISIDEVLLIEQEGHIFSISGLGDVQLKKISVQLEDPTRHTDIYNIVVHKVLPEIDPSSSLHINVSPGTPAMHAVWLILHAGGRLPENAKLWSSQFNPGTKRRSINPVDFPINTYLSEIRKVSPGEAHLAKYDFEPRSNKRKEAFEALKRFAEIPGIPLLVLGERGTGKTRLVETVLDTLKQKEIVVVPCGALDSQLAESQLFGHVKGAFTGAEQERGGLLKAADGGILFLDEIQDLPKDIQRKLVRVLQDNKRRFRPVGADEELSVDFELICASNKDLIELQEALDEDFFDRISMATVKIPALRECLDDLEHDWQQVWREMCSGFRRSSDAPMSESLMDLLRSDSLYGNLRDLQTLAVHIMAWWSEQDLEKTVADAGREWKKHCSQRHSQKNFKKNLSRKEHLAKCKHELAVWAKQEYLTWENAAKALGCTEKTLRTDAGLK